Proteins found in one Hevea brasiliensis isolate MT/VB/25A 57/8 chromosome 18, ASM3005281v1, whole genome shotgun sequence genomic segment:
- the LOC131175914 gene encoding uncharacterized protein LOC131175914, translating into MAMLARKFKRAFKKGGSKYKKFLKKYTPKDKRFKDSKEEVVCYECHKLGHIKPKCPLLKKKKGKEDRSKKAMKVVWSNSEESSNDESSDKETAHLCMMAFEEKVESSQKEEESDNEVCFKGMKESEKWYVYSGCSKHMTGEKDKFSKITMVDGGHVKFGDKEKGKIIGNGTIRTKPCIEDVSLVEGLKYNLLSVSQLCDKGFEGMCTRKAYKSIF; encoded by the exons atggctatgcttgcaagaaaattcaaaagagctttcaagaagggaggaagtaaatacaagaaattcctaaaaaagtatactcccaaggataaacgtttcaaggattcaaaagaagaagttgtatgttatgagtgtcacaaactaggacatatcaagcccaaatgtccattgctcaaaaagaagaaaggaaaagaagacaggagcaagaaagctatgaaagtagtatggagcaacagtgaagaatcttcaaatgatgaatcaagtgacaaggaGACTGCTCACCTCTGTATGATGGCATTCGAAGAGAAAGTCgaaagttcacaaaaggaagaagaaagtgataatgag gtttgtttcaaagggatgaaggaaagtgaaaaatggtatgtatatagtggttgttcaaagcacatgactggtgaaaaggacaagttttcaaaaatcacaatggtagatggaggacatgtgaaatttggagataaagaaaaaggaaaaataattggaaatggcacaattagAACCAAACCTTGCATTGAAGATGTGTcacttgttgaaggtttgaaatacaacttgctaagtgtaagccaactttgtgataaaggttttgaa GGCATGTGCACAAGGAAAGCATAcaagagcatcttttaa
- the LOC110654937 gene encoding LOW QUALITY PROTEIN: G-type lectin S-receptor-like serine/threonine-protein kinase RKS1 (The sequence of the model RefSeq protein was modified relative to this genomic sequence to represent the inferred CDS: substituted 1 base at 1 genomic stop codon), with the protein MAAEELLLYLLLLILRFIFSMSIDTITINQTITGGNFLISQNNTFALGFFSPGSSSYRYLGIWFHKVSGQTVVWVANRNNPINGSSGVLSINQYGNLVLYGDRDRKTQVWSTNISVEATGDCEAQLLDSGNLVLVRGGTSERIAWQSFDYPTNTLLQGMKFGLDKKTGLNRFLTSWRSADDPGSGEYSVRLNPSGSPQFFQYKGANQYWRSVPWPWKTIANVYNYSFLNTEDEIYFRYSYSDPSVIIRMXDEAGFVKWLIWHEMEAQWMDFWSAPKYRCDWYGVCGANSKCEPNNVNTFECACLPGYEPKFPRDWHLRDGSGGCVRKRLQSSSVCGHGEGFLKVEHVKVPDTTAAIWVDMSMSHLDCEQECKMNCSCSAYASIPIAEKGTGCLAWYGDLMDIINLSDNSGYDLYVRVDALELAKDGTKSNGFLQMKGILVVVILSFISAWLVIITFIYFWFWRRRKTGIRKNRLNKKLFDSGIGSNYFEDSLEENGLIRSRNQPDLLFFDFGRILAATNNFSATNILGQGGFGSVYKGKLSNGQEIAVKRMSKNSRQGIEEFKTEVMLIAKLQHRNLVKLLGCCTKKKEQMLIYEYVANKSLDHFLFDQERRLLLDWGKRFNIIVGIARGILYLHQDSRLRIIHRDLKSSNILLDDEMNQKISDFGMARIFKCDQIQDKTNRVVGTYGYMSPEYAVFGKFSTKSDIFSFGVILLEIISGKRSNGFNQEDASLSLIGHVWELWREGRTLEMVDSSLVESYKPDEVFRCIQIGLLCVQEDAVDRPTMSAVVLMLNSEKTPPSPKQPAFIFRTSSNTSNSRGGEGSCSVNELSITADATR; encoded by the exons atggcTGCTGAGGAGCTGCTTCTCTATCTCTTGCTTCTAATCCTGCGTTTCATATTTTCTATGTCCATAGACACCAtaaccataaaccaaaccatcacAGGGGGCAACTTTCTAATCTCCCAAAATAACACTTTCGCCTTAGGTTTTTTCAGCCCTGGCAGTTCTAGCTATAGGTATCTTGGAATTTGGTTCCACAAGGTTTCAGGACAAACGGTGGTGTGGGTCGCAAATAGGAACAATCCCATCAATGGCTCATCTGGAGTTCTCTCAATCAACCAATATGGAAACCTCGTTCTCTATGGTGATCGTGACCGAAAAACACAGGTATGGTCTACCAATATTTCGGTGGAAGCAACAGGTGATTGTGAGGCTCAGCTATTGGATTCAGGAAATTTGGTTTTGGTCCGAGGAGGTACAAGTGAAAGAATTGCATGGCAAAGCTTTGATTATCCTACAAACACCCTGCTGCAAGGAATGAAATTTGGGTTGGACAAAAAAACAGGTCTGAATAGGTTCCTAACATCATGGAGATCAGCTGATGATCCTGGAAGTGGGGAGTACTCGGTTAGGCTAAACCCAAGTGGCTCACCACAGTTCTTTCAATACAAAGGTGCGAATCAATACTGGCGCAGCGTTCCATGGCCATGGAAAACAATAGCAAATGTTTACAACTACAGCTTTTTAAATACAGAAGACGAAATATACTTCAGATATAGTTATAGTGATCCCTCTGTTATAATAAGAATGTAGGATGAAGCAGGATTTGTAAAGTGGCTAATATGGCACGAAATGGAAGCTCAATGGATGGATTTCTGGTCGGCTCCAAAGTACCGGTGTGACTGGTATGGAGTGTGTGGTGCTAATAGTAAGTGTGAACCCAACAATGTTAATACATTTGAATGTGCTTGTTTACCTGGGTACGAACCCAAGTTCCCTAGGGACTGGCATCTAAGAGATGGGTCAGGTGGTTGTGTCAGGAAGCGGCTCCAATCTTCGTCTGTGTGTGGGCATGGAGAAGGGTTTTTGAAAGTGGAACATGTCAAAGTTCCTGATACTACGGCAGCGATTTGGGTGGACATGAGCATGAGTCACTTGGACTGTGAACAAGAATGCAAGATGAATTGTTCATGCTCTGCATATGCAAGCATACCCATTGCTGAGAAAGGAACTGGTTGTTTGGCTTGGTATGGAGATTTAATGGACATAATAAATCTCTCTGATAACAGTGGTTATGATCTATATGTCCGTGTTGATGCACTTGAATTAG CTAAGGATGGAACCAAATCCAACGGTTTTCTTCAAATGAAGGGAATATTGGTCGTTGTGATACTATCATTCATTTCTGCATGGCTTGTCATCATCACATTCATCTATTTCTGGTTCTGGAGGAGGAGAAAAACAGG gATAAGGAAGAACAGATTAAACAAAAAGTTGTTTGATTCTGGTATTGGTTCAAATTATTTTGAAGATTCTTTGGAGGAAAATGGGCTCATAAGAAGTAGGAATCAACCAGACTTGCTATTTTTTGATTTCGGCAGAATTCTTGCTGCTACTAACAATTTCTCTGCAACCAACATACTTGGACAAGGCGGTTTTGGCTCTGTTTATAAG GGTAAGCTATCTAATGGACAGGAGATAGCTGTAAAAAGAATGTCCAAAAATTCAAGACAaggaattgaagaattcaaaactgAAGTTATGCTGATTGCAAAACTTCAGCACAGGAATCTTGTGAAACTTCTAGGTTGCTGCACTAAGAAAAAAGAACAAATGTTAATATATGAATACGTGGCAAACAAAAGTTTGGACCATTTTCTTTTTG ATCAAGAAAGAAGATTGCTTTTGGATTGGGGGAAGCGCTTCAATATCATTGTTGGGATTGCTCGTGGGATCTTATATCTTCATCAAGACTCGAGACTAAGAATCATCCATAGAGATTTAAAAAGTAGCAACATTTTATTGGATGATGAGATGAATcaaaaaatttcagattttggtaTGGCAAGAATATTCAAATGTGACCAAATTCAAGATAAGACGAACAGAGTTGTTGGAACATA TGGTTATATGTCACCGGAGTACGCTGTATTTGGAAAATTTTCAACAAAGTCTGATATATTCAGTTTTGGGGTGATATTATTAGAGATTATAAGTGGGAAGAGAAGCAATGGCTTTAACCAAGAGGATGCTTCCTTGAGCTTGATAGGACAT GTGTGGGAGTTATGGAGAGAAGGCAGAACACTGGAGATGGTTGATTCATCATTGGTGGAGTCATATAAGCCTGATGAAGTCTTCAGATGCATTCAAATCGGACTCTTATGTGTGCAAGAAGATGCAGTGGACAGACCTACTATGTCAGCAGTTGTTCTAATGTTGAACAGCGAAAAAACTCCCCCTTCTCCTAAACAACCTGCTTTCATTTTCAGGACATCTTCCAACACTAGCAACTCCAGAGGAGGAGAAGGATCCTGTTCTGTAAATGAATTGTCAATTACTGCAGATGCAACACGATAG
- the LOC131175915 gene encoding uncharacterized protein LOC131175915 — protein sequence MRQSSPPDDVMPPPVAFHPFCMASAPGPIPLAPAPSHPIPSTVFQPYSETIPPHYTGWMPTPSIPGPSTPWMSYHSHVQSRSTFDFTESQQPQTPMSSLFAPFGRPSSIGPSQYASSQFGGYGSDQYYALYQSGALGHIPSGAGLFGHHEQGAMHYTAGGESSGQQQGQPGQPQDAQGDPEEQQEGGQHRVLRPRRHIR from the coding sequence ATGCGTCAATCCTCTCCACCTGATGATGTTATGCCCCCACCTGTCGCATTTCACCCTTTCTGCATGGCATCAGCGCCTGGTCCTATTCCCTTAGCTCCTGCACCGTCTCATCCTATTCCATCTACAGTATTCCAACCATATTCAGAAACTATCCCCCCACATTATACTGGTTGGATGCCTACCCCATCAATACCTGGCCCATCAACACCATGGATGTCATATCATTCTCATGTGCAAAGCAGAAGCACATTTGACTTCACTGAGAGTCAGCAGCCACAAACACCAATGAGTAGCTTATTTGCTCCATTTGGCAGACCATCTAGCATTGGGCCATCACAATATGCTTCGAGTCAATTTGGCGGATATGGTTCAGATCAATACTATGCACTATATCAGTCTGGTGCCTTAGGCCATATTCCATCTGGTGCAGGTCTATTTGGACACCATGAACAAGGTGCTATGCATTATACTGCAGGGGGGGAATCATCAGGACAACAACAAGGGCAACCTGGCCAACCCCAAGATGCACAAGGTGATCCAGAAGAGCAGCAAGAAGGGGGACAACATCGAGTTCTTCGACCGAGACGACATATTCGATGA